GCGTTTCTGGAAATGTTCCCCGAACGCGGGCCCAAGCTGGAGGCAGCGGAATGAACGCGCAAAAGCATAAGGTCACCCTGCTGGCGGGCGGCGTCGGCGGCGCCAAGATGGCCGAGGGCTTGGCCGCGCTGCCGGATGTGGCGCTGTCGGTGATCGGCAATGTGGCGGATGACGATGATTTCCACGGCCTCTGGGTCTCGCCCGATATCGACACGCTGACCTACAGCCTGGCGGATGTGATCGACCGCACCCAGGGCTGGGGCGTGGCGGATGAAAGCCACCGGGCGCTGGAAACGCTGAACAAGCTGGGCGCAGACACCTGGATGTCGCTGGGCGACCGCGACTTTGGCCTGCACATCCACCGCACCATGCGCCGCCTGCAGGGCGACCGGCCCAGCGATATCGCCCGCGACGTGGCGCGCGCCTTTGGCGTGCAGGCGGAAATCCTGCTGCCGACGGATAATAAGGTGCAGACACGGGTGCGCACCGATGCCGGCTGGCTGAGCTTCCAGGAGTATTTCGTCCGCGAGCGCTGCGCGCCGGAGGTGCGGGAGCTGGCCTTTGACGGGCTGGACAAGGCCCGCCCCGCGCCAGAGGCGCTGGCGGCGATCCGGCAGGCGGATCTGATCGTGATTGCGCCCTCCAACCCGCTGGTCAGCATCGCCCCCATTCTGGGCGTGCCGGGGATCACCGCGGCGCTGCGGGCGGCACGCGCGCAGAAGGTTGCTGTCAGCCCGTTCATCGGCGGCAAGGTGGTCAAGGGGCCGGCCGACCGCATGATGGCGGCGCTGGGGGAGCGGGCCGATGCCGCCGGTGTGGCCGCGCGCTACCGCGGGCTGGCCGGTACGCTGGTGATCGACCACGCCGATGCCGGGCTGGCGGGCGAAATCCGCGCGATGGGGCTGGCACCGGTCTGCAGCGGCATTCTGATGAAAACCCAGGACGATAAGGCCCGGCTGGCGCGGGAAGTGGCGGATCTGGGCCTTGCCCGCGCGAACCGGGAGACGGCGGCATGAGCGCGGCGGCGAAATCCGGCAAGCGGCTGGCGGTGATCCCGATGAAGGATCCCTCCCGGGCCAAGACGCGGCTGAGCCTCGCGCTGGCGCCGCGGGACCGCGAAGCGCTGGCCCGGGGCCTGTTCCGCTCCACCATCATGCGGCTGCAGGAGGCGGTTGCCAGGCTGCCCGACGGTGCCGCCGACATTGCCGTGGTGTCCAACAGCCCGGCGATTGCGCGCATTGCGCGGCAGGCCGGTCTGATCTGCATCGACGACAACGACCCCGGCACCCTGTCGCTGGCGGTGGCGGCGGCGGCGGATTGGGCAGCGGCCAAAGGGTATGAGGCACTGTGCGTGCTGCCGGGCGATCTGGCGGACCCGTCGCCGGACGATCTGGCGCAGCTTCTGGCCTATCCGGTTGACGGCACCCGCGCAGTGCTGTGCCCGGCGACCGACCTTGGCACCAACGCGCTTTTGGTGCCGCTGCCCTGCCCCTTTGCCTTTGCCTACGGGCAGAAATCGCTGATCGCCCACCGGCGCGCGGCAGAGGCCGCGGGCCTGTGCCCGGTGGTGCTGCCGCTGGACAGCCTGCGGGTTGACGTTGACACCGCCGAGGACCTCAGCTGCCTGCTGGCGCAGAACCCGCAGGCGCTGATGCGGGAGGGCGCGCGATGAGCCTTTCGGTCTCTCTCACCGCCGTGCCCGGCGTGCCGGATATCCAGAACGGCGACGATCTGGCGGCCATCCTGGGCGATTGCCTGGAGGCCGCAGGCCTGGGCCTCGAGGACGGCGATATCCTGTGCATCGCACAGAAGGTGTTTTCCAAGGCCGAAGACTGCATCATTCCGCTGGCCTCGGTCACGCCCTCGGCGGAAGCCATCAAATACGGCGAGGAGCTGAACAAGGACCCGCGCAAGGTGGAAATCGTCCTGCGCGAAAGCACCCGCGTTGTGCGCGCCTTCCGCCGCCCGGATCAGAACACCGGCACGATGATCTGCGAGCACCGGCTGGGCTTCATCTCCGCCAACGCGGCGGTGGATGAGTCGAACCTCGGCGAGGAGGAGGCGGCGATGGTGCTGCCGCGCGATCCCGATGCCAGCTGCGAGCGTTTGCGCGCGGCGCTGGCCGCCCGGTTCGGCGCGCAGATCGGCGTGGTGATGACCGACACCTTCGGCCGCCCCTGGCGGCTGGGCCAGGTCAACGTGGCCATCGGGCTGAGCAAGGTTCCCGCCACCATTCAGGAGCAGGGCAACCTGGACGCATGGGGGCGGCCGCTGCAGGTGACCGAACCGGCGCTGGCCGATGAGATTTCCGCCGCCTCCGGTCTGGTGGTGCGCAAGAACGGAAAAACACCGGCGGTGCTGCTGCGCGGGCTCGACTGGCAGCCCGCCGACAGCCGCGGCGCCGACATACTCAGGAAAAAACAGGAGGATATGTTCAGATGAAGATCGCAATCATTGGCGGCACCGGGCCGCAGGGCCAGGGGCTGGCACTGCGCTTTGCCCGCGCAGGGATCGCCGTGGCACTGGGTTCGCGCGATGGCGAGCGCAGCGCCGGCATCGCGGCGGAGCTGATGGCAAAGCTGCCCGCGGGCGCCGCAGAAATCACCGGCCTCGACAACGAAGGCGCCACCGCGGCGGCGGATGAAATGGTCATCCTCGCGGTGCCGTTCTCGGCCCATAACGCCACGCTGGAGGCGCTGAAGCCGGGCCTGACGGGCAAGATCCTGGTCGATATCGTGGTGCCGCTGAAAGAAGGCGACCCCAAGAAGGTGGAGATGCCGCCCGAAGGCTCCGCCACCGAGGCCGCGCAGGCGCTCTTGGGCGACGAGATCCCGGTGATCGGCGCGCTGCACAACGTGTCGGCCACCACGCTGAACAACCTCGACTGGCCGATCAACTGCGACATCCTGGTCTGCGGCAACAGCCTGCCCGCCCGCAAGAAGGTGATCGAGCTGGTCAGCGCGCTGGACGTTCAGGCCTACAACGCCGGCGACGCCGAGGCCGCCCGCTGCATCGAGGCGATCACCCCGATCCTGATCCGCCAGAACATTTCGAAGGCGGTTCCTTTCACCCATGCGGGCATCCGCATCTGGGCCCCCGAACACTAAGATTCCAACAGGGAGAAAACACAAATGGAATTCGGTATTTGCTTCAAGGGCTTCGTTGAGCCCGAACGCGCCCGCGCACTGGTCCGCCAAGCGGAAAACGCAGGCTTTGCCTACTGCTGGTTCTACGACAGCCACATCCTGTGGCGCGAAAGCTTCGTCGCCATGGCGATGTGCATGGAGCACACCACCAAGATGCGCTTCGGCCCGCTGGTGACCAACCCGAACTCGCGCGAGTGGTCGGTGGCCGCCTCGCTGTTCGGCTCGCTGGCGAAACAGTCCGGCGGCCGCTTCGACATCGGCCTCGGCCGCGGCGACAGCGCCGTGCGGGTGATGG
This window of the Leisingera daeponensis DSM 23529 genome carries:
- the cofD gene encoding 2-phospho-L-lactate transferase; this encodes MNAQKHKVTLLAGGVGGAKMAEGLAALPDVALSVIGNVADDDDFHGLWVSPDIDTLTYSLADVIDRTQGWGVADESHRALETLNKLGADTWMSLGDRDFGLHIHRTMRRLQGDRPSDIARDVARAFGVQAEILLPTDNKVQTRVRTDAGWLSFQEYFVRERCAPEVRELAFDGLDKARPAPEALAAIRQADLIVIAPSNPLVSIAPILGVPGITAALRAARAQKVAVSPFIGGKVVKGPADRMMAALGERADAAGVAARYRGLAGTLVIDHADAGLAGEIRAMGLAPVCSGILMKTQDDKARLAREVADLGLARANRETAA
- the cofE gene encoding coenzyme F420-0:L-glutamate ligase; this translates as MSLSVSLTAVPGVPDIQNGDDLAAILGDCLEAAGLGLEDGDILCIAQKVFSKAEDCIIPLASVTPSAEAIKYGEELNKDPRKVEIVLRESTRVVRAFRRPDQNTGTMICEHRLGFISANAAVDESNLGEEEAAMVLPRDPDASCERLRAALAARFGAQIGVVMTDTFGRPWRLGQVNVAIGLSKVPATIQEQGNLDAWGRPLQVTEPALADEISAASGLVVRKNGKTPAVLLRGLDWQPADSRGADILRKKQEDMFR
- the cofC gene encoding 2-phospho-L-lactate guanylyltransferase codes for the protein MSAAAKSGKRLAVIPMKDPSRAKTRLSLALAPRDREALARGLFRSTIMRLQEAVARLPDGAADIAVVSNSPAIARIARQAGLICIDDNDPGTLSLAVAAAADWAAAKGYEALCVLPGDLADPSPDDLAQLLAYPVDGTRAVLCPATDLGTNALLVPLPCPFAFAYGQKSLIAHRRAAEAAGLCPVVLPLDSLRVDVDTAEDLSCLLAQNPQALMREGAR
- the npdG gene encoding NADPH-dependent F420 reductase: MKIAIIGGTGPQGQGLALRFARAGIAVALGSRDGERSAGIAAELMAKLPAGAAEITGLDNEGATAAADEMVILAVPFSAHNATLEALKPGLTGKILVDIVVPLKEGDPKKVEMPPEGSATEAAQALLGDEIPVIGALHNVSATTLNNLDWPINCDILVCGNSLPARKKVIELVSALDVQAYNAGDAEAARCIEAITPILIRQNISKAVPFTHAGIRIWAPEH